One Eublepharis macularius isolate TG4126 chromosome 6, MPM_Emac_v1.0, whole genome shotgun sequence DNA segment encodes these proteins:
- the EIF4G1 gene encoding eukaryotic translation initiation factor 4 gamma 1 isoform X4, with translation MSGARTSSTPTPPQAGSGPEPQANGETPHVAVIVRPDDRPKAGPVVSKPVSPEASKSASPSPPPPLIAEAETALPAAVTLVRAESPVTVDTTEEEEEEEEELLEVPADILEPVSATTTVPGGPVLPQEVPDFDAEPQEELAAHPVPELPPQLVPTEVPMDEEVISAVIVTPQQEAPQPEELPVTLPDVPPTPPPSLEEVSEEPVEANGVSEEEVPEPVEEAHVCQPDSVVESPIVQPEELQVPNGLLGVPGKQEGEEPKEEAESDISPISEPEEVKAEEPVASLVASPVTPPPEEEEPEQEEGECEEPVETQEQSTQPAAAPLESTEVTVQVAVSVPKKKRKMKDLNKKDNLGDLLDAFKEATEGGSEAENTPPVPAPEPEEPAPAPARSPEEAEETWEEKEDKLDPEKVKQADQKYRYKEEQWKPLNPEEKKRYDREFLLGFQFIFASMQKPEGLPHISDVVLEKANKMPLRSLDTVRLSNMNCGPDFTPSFANLGRPTPPNRGPPAGPGQRRSQQMSRKELQMPRKIIAAVSLNEDVKLNKAEKAWKPSSKRATEAEDPENIKTQELFRRVRSILNKLTPQMFQQLMKQVTELSIDTEERLKGVIDLIFEKAISEPNFSVAYANMCRCLMGLKVPTTDKPTVMVNFRKVLLNRCQKEFEKDKDDDEIFEKKQKEMDDTAGPEERARLKEELDEARDKARRRSLGNIKFIGELFKLKMLTEAIMHDCVVKLLKNHDEESLECLCRLLTTIGKDLDFEKAKPRMDQYFNQMEKIIKEKKTSSRIRFMLQDVIDLRRNSWVPRRGDQGPKTIDQIHKEAEMEEHREHIKVQQLMSKQDKRRGPPGPSSAGGRSNLISDDGWNTVPISKGNRPIDTSRLSKITKPGSIDSSNQLFAPGGRLSWGKGSSGGSGSKPAEPTSDSNRPATSTLNRFSALQQSAPAESQDVRRVVQRSSTSRDRSEKGGERGDRLERERTDRGERLERLERPDRSDRNRTPVTKRSFSKEMDDRSRERERQGMLETVRKVSSMTEERDRSRESAKREPVAPEVPSKPALSEEELEKKAKAIIEEYLHINDMKEALQCVQELGCPSQLYIFVRNGIESTLERSTIAREHMGLLLYQLVKGGNLSKEQYYKGLHEILEIGEDMEIDIPHIWLYLAEIITPILREGGIVMEELFREIAKPLVPIGKATTLLLEILGLLCKGMSHKKAGTLWREGGLSWKEFLPEDQDINKFITEQKVEYTMGDSSDAPSRKELTSEELCKQLEKLLKENADNQRIYDWIEANLSEQQVSSNMFVRALMTSVCHSAVVFENPYRMDTPVIKSRAKMLMKYVSDEHKELQALYALQALVVKLDQPANLLRMFFDALYDEDVIKEDTFYKWESSKDPAEQQGKGVALKSVTAFYTWLREAEDDSDNN, from the exons ACGATCGTCCCAAAGCTGGCCCAGTAGTAAGTAAACCTGTTTCCCCGGAGGCTAGTAAATCGGCATCCCCGTCTCCCCCACCGCCCCTCATCGCAGAGGCAGAAACTGCGCTGCCGGCTGCCGTGACGCTGGTGCGCGCAGAAAGCCCAGTGACAGTGGACactacagaggaggaggaggaggaggaggaggagttgctGGAGGTCCCCGCAGATATCCTCGAGCCCGTTAGCGCCACCACTACAGTGCCAGGGGGCCCCGTGCTGCCCCAGGAGGTCCCCGACTTCGACGCGGAGCCTCAGGAGGAGCTGGCTGCTCACCCCGTCCCGGAGCTTCCTCCCCAGTTGGTCCCAACAGAGGTGCCAATGGATGAAGAAGTGATCTCGGCGGTGATAGTGACTCCCCAACAAGAGGCTCCTCAGCCCGAGGAGCTTCCTGTGACTCTGCCGGATGTTCCTCCCACACCCCCTCCTTCTCTCGAGGAGGTTTCCGAGGAGCCTGTGGAGGCAAATGGAGTCTCGGAAGAGGAAGTGCCGGAGCCGGTGGAGGAAGCCCACGTATGCCAGCCGGACTCCGTGGTGGAATCCCCCATTGTGCAGCCAGAGGAGCTACAGGTGCCCAATGGGCTGCTGGGGGTCCCGGGAAAGCAGGAAGGCGAAGAGCCCAAAGAAGAGGCAGAGTCAGACATCAGCCCCATCTCCGAGCCAGAGGAGGTGAAAGCGGAGGAGCCGGTGGCCTCTCTGGTGGCCTCTCCGGTCACTCCGCCTCCCGAAGAGGAGGAGCCTGAGCAAGAGGAAGGGGAATGTGAGGAGCCGGTTGAGACGCAAGAGCAGAGCACCCAGCCGGCAGCTGCGCCCTTGGAGAGCACCGAGGTGACCGTGCAAG TAGCAGTATCCGTGCCAAAGAAGAAGCGAAAGATGAAGGACCTGAACAAGAAGGATAACCTGGGAGACTTGCTGGATGCATTTAAAGAG GCCACTGAAGGTGGCTCTGAGGCAGAGAACACACCCCCTGTGCCAGCTCCGGAGCCTGAGgagcctgcccctgcccctgcccgcTCCCCAGAGGAAGCAGAAGAGACGTGGGAAGAGAAGGAAGACAAGCTGGACCCTGAGAAGGTCAAGCAGGCAGATCAGAAGTACCGTTACAAGGaag AGCAATGGAAGCCCTTGAACCCGGAAGAGAAGAAGAGATACGACCGGGAGTTCCTGCTGGGATTCCAGTTCATCTTTGCTAGCATGCAGAAGCCAGAGGGCTTGCCCCATATCAGCGACGTGGTGCTCGAAAAG GCAAACAAAATGCCCCTGCGATCCCTGGACACGGTGCGCCTGAGCAACATGAACTGTGGGCCTGACTTCACGCCCTCCTTCGCCAATCTGGGCCGGCCAACCCCACCCAACCGTGGTCCG CCAGCGGGGCCAGGGCAGCGCCGTTCCCAGCAGATGTCGCGGAAGGAGCTACAAATGCCGCGGAAGATTATCGCTGCAGTATCCCTGAATGAAGATGTCAAGCTCAACAAGGCCGAGAAGGCCTGGAAGCCCAGCAGCAAGCGAGCAACGGAGGCGGAAGATCCCGAAAACATTAAGACACAG GAGCTGTTCCGGCGCGTGCGCAGCATTCTGAACAAGCTGACGCCGCAGATGTTCCAGCAGCTGATGAAGCAGGTAACAGAACTGTCCATCGATACAGAGGAGCGCCTCAAGGGCGTCATCGACCTCATCTTCGAGAAGGCCATCTCCGAGCCAAACTTCTCCGTTGCCTATGCCAACATGTGCCGTTGCCTTATGGGG CTGAAAGTCCCCACTACCGACAAACCAACTGTGATGGTCAACTTCCGCAAAGTTCTCCTGAACCGGTGCCAGAAAGAATTTGAGAAGGACAAGGACGATGATGAGATTTTTGAGAAGAAGCAGAAGGAGATGGACGATACAGCTGGT CCGGAAGAGAGAGCTCGTCTGAAGGAGGAGCTGGACGAGGCCCGGGACAAGGCCCGGCGGCGTTCCCTGGGCAACATCAAGTTCATCGGAGAGCTGTTCAAGCTGAAGATGCTGACGGAAGCCATTATGCACGACTGCGTGGTGAAGCTGCTCAAGAACCACGACGAGGAGTCGCTCGAGTGCTTGTGCCGGCTCCTCACCACCATCGGCAAAGACCTGGACTTCGAAAAGGCTAAG CCTCGAATGGATCAGTACTTCAACCAGATGGAGAAGATCATCAAGGAGAAGAAGACGTCCTCGCGCATCCGCTTCATGCTGCAGGACGTGATCGACCTCAGGCGG AATAGCTGGGTGCCCAGGAGAGGAGACCAGGGCCCCAAAACCATAGACCAGATCCACAAGGAAGCCGAGATGGAGGAGCATCGCGAGCATATCAAAGTGCAGCAGCTGATGTCCAAGCAGGACAAGAGGAGGGGGCCCCCGGGCCCATCATCCGCAG GTGGGCGATCGAACCTCATCTCGGACGATGGATGGAACACCGTTCCTATCAGTAAAGGCAACAGGCCAATCGACACCAGTAGGCTAAGCAAGATCACAAAG CCCGGTTCCATTGACTCCAGCAATCAGCTCTTTGCACCCGGAGGGAGGCTGAGCTGGGGGAAAGGCAGCAGCGGTGGATCAGGTTCCAAGCCTGCCGAACCAA CCTCCGATTCCAACCGACCTGCCACAAGTACCTTGAATCGCTTCTCAGCCTTACAGCAGTCGGCTCCTGCAGAGAGCCAGGATGTCCGGCGTGTGGTACAAAG aAGCAGCACCAGTCGCGACCGTTCTGAGAAGGGCGGCGAGCGAGGAGACCGCTTGGAACGCGAGCGGACAGACAGAGGCGAACGCCTGGAGCGGTTGGAAAGGCCCGACCGGTCAGACAGGAACCGGACCCCGGTCACCAAGCGCAGCTTCAGCAAGGAGATGGACGACAGGAGTCGGGAGCGAGAGCGGCAAGGGATGCTGGAGACTGTGCGCAAGGTGTCGAGCATGACAGAGGAGCGAGACCGGAGCAGGGAGTCTG CAAAACGTGAGCCAGTGGCTCCTGAGGTACCTTCCAAGCCTGCCTTGTCTGAGGAGGAGCTGGAGAAGAAAGCCAAGGCCATCATTGAGGAGTACCTCCACATCAATGACATGAAG GAGGCGCTGCAGTGCGTGCAAGAACTGGGTTGCCCCTCCCAGCTCTATATCTTCGTGCGGAATGGCATCGAGTCCACGCTGGAGCGGAGCACCATTGCCCGCGAGCACATGGGGTTGCTGCTGTACCAGTTGGTCAAGGGAGGCAACCTCTCCAAGGAGCAATACTACAAAGG GCTGCATGAAATCCTGGAGATCGGAGAGGACATGGAGATTGATATTCCGCACATATGGCTGTACTTGGCAGAGATCATAACTCCCATCCTGAGGGAAGGGGGCATCGTCATGGAGGAGCTTTTCAG GGAGATTGCCAAGCCCTTGGTGCCCATCGGCAAGGCCACCACTCTGTTGCTGGAGATCCTGGGCCTCCTTTGCAAAGGGATG agccacAAGAAGGCTGGGACGCTGTGGAGAGAAGGGGGCCTTAGCTGGAAGGAGTTCCTGCCGGAAGACCAAGATATCAACAAGTTTATCACTGAGCAG aaAGTGGAGTACACAATGGGAGACAGTTCAGACGCACCCAGCCGCAAGGAGCTGACCTCCGAAGAGCTGTGCAAGCAACTAGAGAAGCTATTGAAAGAGAACGCAGATAACCAAAGAATATACGACTGGATCGAG GCAAACTTGAGTGAACAACAGGTCTCATCCAACATGTTTGTCAGGGCCCTGATGACATCCGTGTGCCATTCAGCTGTCGTCT TTGAGAATCCGTACCGGATGGACACTCCCGTGATCAAGAGCCGAGCCAAGATGCTGATGAAATACGTGAGCGATGAGCATAAGGAGCTGCAGGCCCTCTACGCTTTACAGGCTCTCGTGGTGAAGCTGGACCAGCCAGCAA ATCTCCTCCGCATGTTTTTCGATGCCTTGTACGACGAGGACGTGATTAAAGAGGACACCTTCTACAAGTGGGAGTCGAGCAAAGACCCGGCTGAGCAGCAAGGAAAGGGTGTTGCATTGAAGTCGGTCACAGCTTTCTACACTTGGCTGCGGGAAGCTGAGGACGATTCCGACAACAACTGA